A window of Gouania willdenowi chromosome 12, fGouWil2.1, whole genome shotgun sequence contains these coding sequences:
- the gfi1b gene encoding zinc finger protein Gfi-1b: MPRSFLVKNKRCSSYNVHRSVEDDEPRPPQTSDSEVSSELQGLDLVCRPPSSEELEAEPEGPPPAQLGAPSPPLDPPAQNYYLTETNIGEFPSYYKPSFSWERLPPPYKPRQMTFSPTVLQHENHSPPPQQPLDYSTHYSPTSNTYHCITCDKVFSTPHGLEVHVRRSHSGVRPFGCSICRKTFGHAVSLEQHMNVHSQEKSFVCKMCSKSFKRSSTLSTHLLIHSDTRPYPCQYCGKRFHQKSDMKKHTYIHTGEKPHKCQVCGKAFSQSSNLITHSRKHTGFKPFGCDFCFKGFQRKVDLRRHLESQHGLK; the protein is encoded by the exons ATGCCTCGATCATTTTTGGTGAAGAACAAACGTTGCTCGTCCTATAACGTGCACAGATCAGTGGAGGACGACGAGCCCAGACCCCCCCAGACCTCAG ACTCAGAGGTGAGTTCAGAGCTTCAGGGTCTAGACCTGGTCTGCAGACCCCCCTCCTCTGAGGAGCTGGAAGCAGAGCCTGAGGGGCCCCCACCTGCTCAGCTGGGGGCCCCCAGCCCCCCTCTGGACCCCCCTGCACAGAACTACTACCTAACAG AGACCAATATAGGTGAGTTCCCATCGTACTACAAGCCGTCCTTCTCCTGGGAGCGTCTGCCCCCCCCCTACAAGCCTCGACAGATGACCTTCAGCCCCACGGTGCTGCAGCACGAGAACCACAGCCCCCCACCACAGCAGCCCCTGGACTACAGCACCCACTACTCCCCCACCTCCAACACATACCACTGCATCACCTGTGataag GTGTTCTCCACCCCCCATGGTCTGGAGGTCCACGTGAGGAGGTCCCACAGTGGGGTGAGACCGTTCGGTTGCAGCATCTGTAGGAAAACCTTTGGTCACGCGGTCAGTTTGGAGCAGCACATGAACGTCCACTCTCAG GAGAAGAGTTTTGTGTGTAAGATGTGCAGTAAATCCTTCAAACGCTCGTCCACTCTCTCCACTCACCTGCTCATCCACTCAGACACCAGACCGTACCCCTGTCAGTACTGTGGGAAAAGGTTCCACCAGAAGTCGGACATGAAGAAACACACCTACATTCATAcag GTGAGAAACCACACAAATGTCAGGTGTGTGGGAAAGCGTTCAGCCAGAGCTCCAACCTGATCACACACAGCAGGAAACACACGGGATTCAAACCGTTCGGCTGTGACTTCTGCTTCAAAGGCTTCCAGAGGAAGGTGGATCTCCGGCGGCACCTTGAGAGCCAACACGGCCTCAAGTGA